Proteins found in one Candidatus Palauibacter scopulicola genomic segment:
- a CDS encoding DUF6152 family protein: MRKLPLYLLAGGVALAAAAPLIAHHAFGAEFDRNAPIRLRGAVVRLEWVNPHTWIHLEVETDAGSEVWMVEGGTPNTLLRRGLQRDCLAPGTELIVDGYQAKDHSLKRANGRDVTFTDGSKFFMGSSGAGAPPGGAPRPNDPAYDANPCQPPPGWEGEVVEVTSRSILEEHE; encoded by the coding sequence ATGAGGAAGCTGCCTCTTTACCTCCTGGCGGGCGGGGTCGCGCTCGCCGCCGCCGCGCCGCTGATCGCGCACCACGCCTTCGGGGCGGAGTTCGACCGGAACGCCCCCATCCGGCTCCGGGGCGCCGTCGTGCGGCTCGAATGGGTGAACCCGCACACCTGGATTCACCTCGAGGTCGAAACCGATGCAGGATCCGAGGTCTGGATGGTCGAGGGCGGGACGCCGAACACGCTCCTGCGCCGCGGCCTGCAGCGCGACTGCCTCGCGCCCGGCACCGAACTCATCGTGGACGGCTACCAGGCGAAGGATCACTCGCTCAAGCGCGCCAACGGCCGCGACGTGACGTTCACCGATGGCAGCAAGTTCTTCATGGGCTCATCCGGCGCCGGCGCCCCTCCCGGCGGCGCGCCGCGGCCCAACGATCCCGCCTACGACGCCAACCCCTGCCAGCCGCCTCCGGGCTGGGAAGGCGAGGTCGTGGAGGTCACGAGCCGCAGCATCCTCGAGGAGCACGAGTAA